The Candidatus Thermoplasmatota archaeon genome has a window encoding:
- a CDS encoding glycosyltransferase family 2 protein has translation MIPALNEEAGIGKVIDQVPREALARLGYDVEVIVVDGESRDRTRDIAEAKGARVIIEPRKGYGRAYKTGFDRARGDVIVTADADTTYPVETLHELVARLDREGLDFITTNRFARLAPGAMSAKHRIGNWVLTTTAKTLFLVRIDDSQSGMWAFRRSILPKLRLTSDGMPLSEEIKIEAFRADGVRAAEVPIEYRVRVGEVKLSSFKDGWRNLSFLWKKRLGIAEPES, from the coding sequence GTGATCCCCGCCCTCAACGAGGAGGCGGGCATCGGCAAGGTCATCGACCAGGTGCCGCGCGAGGCGCTCGCCCGCCTCGGATACGACGTGGAGGTCATCGTCGTCGACGGCGAATCGCGCGATCGCACGCGCGACATCGCCGAAGCGAAGGGCGCGCGCGTGATCATCGAACCGCGCAAGGGCTACGGCCGCGCCTACAAGACAGGCTTCGACCGCGCGCGCGGCGACGTCATCGTGACCGCCGACGCGGACACGACGTATCCGGTGGAGACGCTTCACGAGCTGGTCGCGCGCCTCGACCGCGAAGGGCTCGACTTCATCACGACGAACCGCTTCGCGCGCCTCGCCCCGGGGGCGATGAGCGCGAAGCACCGCATCGGCAACTGGGTCCTCACGACCACCGCGAAGACGCTCTTCCTCGTCCGCATCGACGATTCGCAGAGCGGGATGTGGGCCTTCCGTCGCTCGATCCTCCCGAAGCTGCGCCTCACGAGCGACGGCATGCCGCTCAGCGAGGAGATCAAGATCGAAGCCTTCCGGGCGGACGGCGTCAGGGCCGCCGAGGTTCCGATCGAGTATCGCGTCCGCGTCGGCGAGGTCAAGCTCTCGTCGTTCAAGGACGGCTGGCGCAACCTCTCGTTCCTCTGGAAGAAGCGGCTCGGCATCGCCGAGCCCGAAAGCTGA
- a CDS encoding glycosyltransferase, translating to MSAAHGSDAPESVSVVVTVRNEQRHISDLLDSLVVQEGPLEILVVDAASTDKTRSIVRQYAERFPFVRLLERAGTRAESRNYGVKESRSAIVAFIDGDCIANPFWLRELRRQLRHSDVAAGRTIQIGYWAFEALHRVELGHRGYDVTFPSCNLAYKRGLFEKIGGFDGWFHTAEDIDLNYRAVDTGATIGYVEDAIVYHRARDTFGKFFKQAYWNGYGRKQLTLKHGNLWSSYSFKRMFRQQLNFWGVLRLASASLGYIAGLLKEGSYPGRAA from the coding sequence ATGTCCGCCGCCCACGGCTCCGACGCTCCCGAGAGCGTGAGCGTCGTGGTGACCGTGCGCAACGAGCAGCGGCACATCTCGGACCTCCTCGACAGCCTGGTCGTCCAGGAAGGCCCGCTCGAAATCCTCGTCGTCGACGCCGCGAGCACGGACAAGACGCGCTCGATCGTTCGGCAGTACGCCGAGCGATTTCCCTTCGTGCGCCTCCTCGAGCGCGCCGGCACGCGCGCCGAATCCCGAAACTACGGCGTGAAGGAGTCCCGGAGCGCGATCGTCGCGTTCATCGACGGCGACTGCATCGCGAATCCGTTCTGGCTCCGCGAGCTCCGCCGCCAGCTGCGCCACTCGGACGTCGCCGCGGGACGGACCATCCAGATCGGCTATTGGGCGTTCGAGGCGCTGCACCGCGTCGAGCTGGGCCACCGCGGCTACGACGTCACGTTCCCCTCCTGCAATCTCGCCTACAAGCGGGGCCTCTTCGAAAAGATCGGAGGCTTCGACGGCTGGTTCCACACGGCCGAGGACATCGATCTGAACTATCGCGCCGTGGACACGGGCGCGACCATCGGCTACGTCGAGGACGCCATCGTGTATCACCGCGCGCGCGACACCTTCGGGAAGTTCTTCAAGCAGGCTTATTGGAACGGCTACGGCCGCAAGCAGCTCACGCTCAAGCACGGCAACCTCTGGTCGTCGTACTCGTTCAAGCGGATGTTCCGCCAGCAGCTCAACTTCTGGGGCGTCCTGCGCCTCGCGAGCGCGAGCCTCGGCTACATCGCGGGTCTTCTCAAGGAGGGAAGCTACCCTGGCCGAGCCGCGTGA